A portion of the Gigantopelta aegis isolate Gae_Host chromosome 10, Gae_host_genome, whole genome shotgun sequence genome contains these proteins:
- the LOC121382529 gene encoding spermine oxidase-like, which translates to MDLEKSTENSRTLKPKIIIIGAGIAGIAAGEFLSRKGFTDFQILEATGRTGGRIWSVSVDDDGHKAELGANWIHGIERNPIFQIADQNHLLQLRHADHTLKRHDLYVMENGTRVSEKIVKEVDFSYGMLIQQCEDFFVSGIPTSDENDSVGEYLVSEFEEKLDKYSNNDRKVRQLIFNQRLLLECCISGCDRLEEVSLSEFGSYEELPGVHYTIPPGFEAILEILKKSIPEKNFCLNKPVKCVSWDMSSEKTGQKVCVECEDGEKFYANHVISTVSLGVLKAACDRMFVPPLPKDKKEAIQSLGFGIVNKVILEFDEPVVASDVFRIHLLWDSQENGPGTDLRSTWFRKMYSFEVVHDHVLIGDQVQDRGTCNGETNHIGSQHTRQLLMGWLSGNQAIFMESLTEEEIADDCIEILKKFLQKKDIPRPKRVLRTRWGSNQYTRGSYTFIAVGSYHSYIDSLMEPLTPVDSDTPRVLFAGEATHPTFYSTTHGALLSGYREAQRIVSLYSP; encoded by the exons ATGGATCTCGAGAAAAGCACAGAAAATTCACGGACTTTAAAACCGAAGATTATTATTATAGGAGCAGGAATTGCAGGCATCGCAGCCGGAGAATTTCTATCCCGTAAAGGTTTCACGGACTTTCAGATCCTCGAAGCCACGGGTAGAACAGGGGGCAGAATTTGGAGCGTCAGTGTTG atgATGATGGACACAAGGCTGAATTGGGTGCTAACTGGATCCACGGAATTGAGCGAAATCCAATATTTCAGATCGCAGATCAGAATCACTTGCTTCAGCTGAGACATGCTGACCACACACTCAAACGACATGATTTGTATGTCATGGAAAACGGTACTCGCGTGAGTGAAAAAATTGTCAAGGAAGTTGATTTTTCGTACGGGATGCTCATTCAGCAGTGTGAAGATTTCTTTGTGTCTGGGATTCCAACATCAGATGAGAACGACAGTGTTGGTGAATATCTGGTTTCGGAATTCGAGGAGAAACTTGATAAGTATTCTAACAATGATCGCAAGGTAAGgcaattaatatttaaccaGCGTCTGTTGCTGGAGTGTTGCATCAGTGGTTGCGACAGACTCGAGGAAGTGTCTCTGTCAGAGTTTGGTTCGTACGAGGAACTGCCTGGAGTCCACTATACAATTCCTCCGGGATTCGAAGCCATCTTGGAAATACTGAAAAAAAGCATCCCAGAGAAAAACTTTTGTCTCAATAAACCAGTGAAGTGTGTTTCCTGGGACATGTCCAGTGAAAAGACAGGACAGAAAGTGTGCGTGGAATGCGAGGATGGCGAAAAGTTCTATGCAAATCATGTAATCTCGACAGTGTCGTTAGGCGTGTTAAAAGCTGCTTGTGATAGGATGTTCGTTCCACCACTGCCCAAAGACAAGAAGGAGGCCATACAGAGTTTAGGGTTTGGCATTGTGAACAAAGTGATTCTCGAGTTTGATGAGCCTGTGGTGGCTTCCGATGTCTTTAGAATCCATCTGCTCTGGGATTCACAGGAGAATGGCCCAGGAACTGACCTCCGGAGTACATGGTTCAGAAAAATGTATTCTTTTGAAGTGGTGCACGATCATGTCCTTATTG GTGATCAAGTTCAGGATCGAGGAACATGCAATGGAGAAACCAATCATATCGGCTCACAACACACTCGGCAGTTGTTGATGG GATGGTTGTCAGGAAATCAAGCCATATTCATGGAATCACTGACCGAAGAAGAAATTGCTGATGACTGCATTGAGATTTTAAAGAAATTCCTTCAAAAGAAAGACATTCCTCGTCCGAAGCGAGTTCTCAG AACGCGGTGGGGCAGCAACCAGTACACGAGAGGATCCTACACATTCATTGCTGTGGGCTCCTACCACTCCTACATAGACAGCCTGATGGAACCGCTCACTCCCGTCGACAGTGACACT CCCCGAGTCTTGTTCGCAGGGGAGGCCACTCATCCGACATTCTACTCCACAACTCATGGTGCGCTACTGTCTGGCTACCGTGAGGCTCAGCGCATAGTCAGCCTCTACTCCCCGTGA